CCACCGCAGAGTCGCGAGGATCGCGCGGTGGTCGGCGCCCGGCACCCGGAAGACCTCGAAGGACTGCGGCGTGAGCTCCGGTGTGGTGAGGACGTGGTCGATCGCCACCGGCGGCGGGAACCAGCCCTCCGGCCACGTCGCGCTCAGCCCCGCGCCGGTGGCCGCTGCGGCATCGGTGTAGCCGCGGCCGATCAGGTCGCCGAGCCGGGCGTGGTCGAGCGTCGCGTTGAAGTCGCCCGCCAGCACCCGCGGCGTGCCGTTCAGCGGCAGCTGTCCCAGCTCGGTCATCTCGCGCCGCCACACGTCGTAGGTCTCGCGCCCCATCGGGTACAGCGGGTGCACCGCGACGATCTCCACCGGCGGGCTGCCCGGCCGGTCCAGCAGCGCTGACGGCTGGGCGAGCGTCGACTCCGGCACCAGGTCCAGCTCGCGCAGCGGGTAGCGCGCCGCGATACCGGAGCCGTCCGCCTTCGGCCCCGGGCTGAACACCCGGTGCGGCAGTTCCGCGCCCAGTCCCGCGCGATCCAGCCGGTCCACCAGTTCCGGGGTCAGCTCCTGCAGGCTGAGCACGTCGACCTCGTGCCGCCCCACCAGCTCCACCACCGCCGCCGCGTCCGCCTGGCCGAAGTAGGCGTTGACCGACAGCACCCGCAGCTCGGCGCCCTGCGACGGAGCCGCGCTCGACATCGTCCGCGGCGCGACGGAGAGCACCAGCAGCACCGTCACCAGACCGACGACGAGCATCGTCAGCCAGCGGCGCAGCAGCAGCCCGAAGAGTGTCAGCACCGCACCGGCCACCACCGCGTACGGGGTCAGCGCCACCAGCGCCACGGTGTAGCGGTCGAACTCCAGGCCGCCCAGCGGCAGCGCCGCCCAGGCGAGGAAACCGAGGCTCAGCAGCACCAGCAGGACGGTCAGCACCGGCCCGCCCGGTTTTCGCGGTTCCAGCTCCTCTTCCGGCTGCTCGACCAACGTCCGAGTCACTCGCGACCCCCTGTCATCCGGCTCACCAAGCCTGTCAGCGCGCTGTGCGCGTGCTGTCAGCGCCCCTTCGGATAGTGGGATGCGCAAGCCCTTGAGGAGGTTGCATGTCATACGCGATCCAGGCCGAAGGCCTGGTCAAACGCTTCGGCTCCACCACCGCGCTGGCCGGGGTCGACCTCGCCGTGCCCGCCGGGACGATCCTCGGCGTGCTCGGCCCGAACGGCGCGGGCAAGACGACCACGGTGCGCATCCTGGCCACCCTGCTGCGGCCGGACGCCGGCACCGCGACCGTCGCGGGCTACGACGTGCTCCGGCAGTCGGTCGCGGTGCGCAGCCGCATCGGGCTGACCGGGCAGTACGCCTCGGTGGACGAAGAGCTGACCGGGGTGGAGAACCTGGTGCTGATCGGCCGCCTGCTGGAGATGCCGCGCGGCGATGCGAAGGCGCGCGCCGCCGAGCTGCTGGAGCGGTTCGGCCTGACCGACGCGGGCGGGCGCGCGATCAAGACCTACTCCGGCGGGATGCGCCGCCGCCTGGACCTGGCGGCGAGCCTGGTGGGCCGCCCCGAGATCCTCTACCTGGACGAGCCGACCACCGGGCTGGACCCGCGCAGCCGCAACCAGGTCTGGGACATGGTCCGCGACCTGACCGGCGAAGGCGTCACGGTGCTGCTGACCACGCAGTACCTGGAGGAGGCCGATCAGCTGGCCGACCGGATCAGCGTGATCGACCACGGCCGGGTCGTCGCGGACGGCCGCGCCGACGAGCTCAAGCGCCGGACCGGTGGGCAGACCCTGCAGGTGCGCCCGACCGATCTGGCGAACGTGCCCGCGGTGCGCCGGATCCTGGCCGAGCTGACCGGCGCCGAACCGGCCGTGAACGACGAGAGCGGGCTGCTCACCGCCCCGGTGGACGACCCGGTGCTGCTGTCCACCCTGGTGCGCCGCCTGGACGACGCGGGCATCACCGCCGACGAGCTGGCGCTGCGCCTGCCCAGCCTGGACGAGGTGTTCCTGGCCATCACCGGAAAACCAGCCGAGGAGGCCGCGTGAGCAATCCCAGCTCTGTGCCCACCCAAGCCCCACGCAACCGCACCCCAGGGGAACGTGACGCAACCCAGCCACAAGAAACCGCGAAACGCGAGATCAACTCTCAACGCAACCACCACCGTGAATCGCGGAGAGGCGGGAACAGCATTGGGCCGGTGCGGACGCTTCGGCACGGGTTGACGCTCGCCGGGCGGAGCGTGCTGAAGATCCGCAAGTCGCCCGAGGGCCTGATCGACGTCACCATCCAGCCGATCCTGTTCCTGGTCATGTTCGTCTACCTCTTCGGCGGCGCGATCCAGGGCGACACCAGTTCCTACCTGCAGGTCACGCTGCCCGGCGTGATGGCGATGAACATGGTCTTCGGCAGCCTCGGCACCGGGATGGCGCTCAACACCGACATCAACAAGGGCGTCTTCGACCGGTTCCGCAGCCTGCCGGTGGCGCGTTCGGCGCCGCTGATCGGCGCGGTGCTCGGTGAC
This portion of the Saccharopolyspora antimicrobica genome encodes:
- a CDS encoding endonuclease/exonuclease/phosphatase family protein, whose translation is MTRTLVEQPEEELEPRKPGGPVLTVLLVLLSLGFLAWAALPLGGLEFDRYTVALVALTPYAVVAGAVLTLFGLLLRRWLTMLVVGLVTVLLVLSVAPRTMSSAAPSQGAELRVLSVNAYFGQADAAAVVELVGRHEVDVLSLQELTPELVDRLDRAGLGAELPHRVFSPGPKADGSGIAARYPLRELDLVPESTLAQPSALLDRPGSPPVEIVAVHPLYPMGRETYDVWRREMTELGQLPLNGTPRVLAGDFNATLDHARLGDLIGRGYTDAAAATGAGLSATWPEGWFPPPVAIDHVLTTPELTPQSFEVFRVPGADHRAILATLRWRG
- a CDS encoding ATP-binding cassette domain-containing protein, translating into MSYAIQAEGLVKRFGSTTALAGVDLAVPAGTILGVLGPNGAGKTTTVRILATLLRPDAGTATVAGYDVLRQSVAVRSRIGLTGQYASVDEELTGVENLVLIGRLLEMPRGDAKARAAELLERFGLTDAGGRAIKTYSGGMRRRLDLAASLVGRPEILYLDEPTTGLDPRSRNQVWDMVRDLTGEGVTVLLTTQYLEEADQLADRISVIDHGRVVADGRADELKRRTGGQTLQVRPTDLANVPAVRRILAELTGAEPAVNDESGLLTAPVDDPVLLSTLVRRLDDAGITADELALRLPSLDEVFLAITGKPAEEAA